The genomic DNA CAAAAAAATGATGAATGAATCTAAGCTATTATCCCCAAATGGGATAGTGAAGGCCTCAGCCTTATGCTTATTAATGTCTGCTTTTTCTGTTAATGCCGCATTTGCTGTTCCGGTATTGGATCGTGAAGTGATGGTTATACAACAAGGTCGGACTTTGACGGGTACTGTGGTTGATAATTTTGGAGACCCTGTTATTGGTGCCAATGTGATCGTCAAAGGAACAACGATCGGTAACATTACCGATGTGAACGGTACATTTACTGTTGAAAATGTACCGGATGATGCTGTATTGCAAATCTCTTATATCGGTTTTAAGACATTGGAAGTGCCGGTAAAAGGTCAGACAACCTTTAATATTACATTGCAAGAAGACACTGAGAACTTGCAGGAAGTAGTGGTGGTCGGTTATGGTTCTTCTGTGAAGAAGGATTTGACTACGGCAGTTACGAGTGTAAGTAGCAAAGATTTTTTGGCTGGTGCCGTGAATGATCCGATGCAGATGGTGGATGGAAAAGTAGCCGGAGTCGTGGTTAATAGTGTTGCCGCTGCTGACCCGAATACGAGTGGTAGTATTCAAGTGCGTGGAGCTTCTTCTTTGAAGGCCGGTAACAGTCCGTTGATTGTGATTGATGGTATGCCGGGAGGAGATTTGCGTAATTTGGCACAGTCGGATATCGAGTCTATTACCGTATTGAAAGATGGTTCTGCCGCAGCTATCTATGGTTCTCGTGGTGCAAATGGTGTAATCTTAGTAACGACCAAACAGGGAAAGGCGGGTAAGACGACCATTACGTATGATGGCTATGTCGAACATGATTTTGTGGCAAGCAAACCGGATGTTTTGGATGCAGAAGCCTATTTGGACAAGGTTACAGGTGCTGTTGATTACGGGCATCGAACCAATTGGTATGATGAGTTGATCAATAAAAATAATTTTGGTCATAATCACAATATTTCATTGTCCGGTGGTAGCGAAACAACTATTTTCCGTATGTCTGCTAACTTTAAAGGTAAGGAAGGATTGGATATCGCTTCTGATCGTAAAGAATACGGTTTACGTGGAAACTTTAAGCATACGACTTTGGAGGGGTTGTTGGAAGTAGGCGGTAATTTCTCTTATCGTATAGCTGACGAAGATTATACGGATTATGCTTCGTTCAAGCAGGCTGTTCAGTTGAATCCGACGTTCAGTGTGGATGAGATGGATGCATTCAAAGGTAATAGTTATTCCTTTAATCCTGTCAAAAATTTGACGGAGCAGGAGAATGGTGCAAAACAGGAATATTCCACAATCGATTTGAACTTGAAACTGAACATTCTGAAAAATCTGAATACAGAATTAAAGCTTGGTCGCCAAGGACATAACAAGAAACAGTCTCAGTATAAGTTCAAGACACATAAAGATTGTATTAATGGAAATTATAATGGTTATGCACTCTTGAAACAGGAAGCTTGGACAGATTGGACATTGGAATGGTTGGGAAATTATTCGTTCAAAATCAATGATGAACATGATTTCAAAATTATGGGCGGTTATTCCTATCAGCAATTCGATTACGAATGGTTCTCAGCATCGAACCGTGATTTTCCTTCCGATGCATTCTTATATAACTATCTTCAAGGCGGTGAGTACGAAAAGGTGAATGGCCGCTTGGGGATGGAATCCCATAAAGAAGAAGAAAAAACAATCGCGTTTTTGGGGCGTATTAATTATAACTGGAATGACGTATTCTTGTTTACAGGATCTTTACGCCATGAAGGTAACTCTAAGTTTGGTGAAGATCATAAATGGGGACTTTTCCCGGCAGCATCGGCTGCTTGGCGTGTGTCCAAATTGCCGGTGTTTGAAAACAGTTCTGCCGTTGACGATTTAAAACTTCGTTTTTCGTATGGTGTAACCGGACGTTCCGGGTTCGACCGTTATACGGCACAGGCCAAATATTCTGGATTCGGACAGTACTATAGTGATACTTATGGTAAATTTATCATGGGGTATGGACCAGGTAATAACCCAAATTATGATTTGGCTTGGGAAAAACAGATTTCTTACAACTTGGGTATTGATTATACTTTATTTAACTCTCGTCTGTCGGGTAGCTTTGATGCATTCATTCGTGAAGGTCGTGATGTAATC from Parabacteroides merdae ATCC 43184 includes the following:
- a CDS encoding SusC/RagA family TonB-linked outer membrane protein, encoding MMNESKLLSPNGIVKASALCLLMSAFSVNAAFAVPVLDREVMVIQQGRTLTGTVVDNFGDPVIGANVIVKGTTIGNITDVNGTFTVENVPDDAVLQISYIGFKTLEVPVKGQTTFNITLQEDTENLQEVVVVGYGSSVKKDLTTAVTSVSSKDFLAGAVNDPMQMVDGKVAGVVVNSVAAADPNTSGSIQVRGASSLKAGNSPLIVIDGMPGGDLRNLAQSDIESITVLKDGSAAAIYGSRGANGVILVTTKQGKAGKTTITYDGYVEHDFVASKPDVLDAEAYLDKVTGAVDYGHRTNWYDELINKNNFGHNHNISLSGGSETTIFRMSANFKGKEGLDIASDRKEYGLRGNFKHTTLEGLLEVGGNFSYRIADEDYTDYASFKQAVQLNPTFSVDEMDAFKGNSYSFNPVKNLTEQENGAKQEYSTIDLNLKLNILKNLNTELKLGRQGHNKKQSQYKFKTHKDCINGNYNGYALLKQEAWTDWTLEWLGNYSFKINDEHDFKIMGGYSYQQFDYEWFSASNRDFPSDAFLYNYLQGGEYEKVNGRLGMESHKEEEKTIAFLGRINYNWNDVFLFTGSLRHEGNSKFGEDHKWGLFPAASAAWRVSKLPVFENSSAVDDLKLRFSYGVTGRSGFDRYTAQAKYSGFGQYYSDTYGKFIMGYGPGNNPNYDLAWEKQISYNLGIDYTLFNSRLSGSFDAFIREGRDVIGEYPVPLPPYLHDKIYANVGTTTSKGFEFQVNWDAVQTKDFSYSTNLNLAYTKSKLKSFSNEKYQLGYIEGDGFPSPGNPGSAQRLEDGIEIGSFYGFRYAGVDDAGNILIWEKGEEGGVTKLGADGNEQDKVYLDGTGVPKWELSWGNTFRYKDFDLSLFFRGRFRYKVMNQYEMYYGLQVVSGDNKLSSAYEENAHIKGPKVICDYFLQNGNYLRLDNITLGWTPKLNTKWISNLRVYGTLKNVFTLTKYSGVDPTTVTTTGLWPGIGGMEVYPTARNLTFGVQITY